Proteins from a genomic interval of Candidatus Poribacteria bacterium:
- a CDS encoding WD40 repeat domain-containing protein produces MLEKNFSSNYPQEETLYLPPQAVARFGKSRVTTTQISPDGNVIAVASRIGVWLYDVYTYCFLSLIGINGTGILSKIAFSPDSKRIATADWDGVTKLWDIETGANLSTFIHTDYVISIAFSSDGKYLATSSRDGNAKLWNIDAEAEILTVPHEDSVIKVLFSPEDRHLVTGSWDGNVTLWDLPTQKHLATLSHEAQEKSVTFSSGNTETFNEGGIEDIVFSPDGKYLATRGRRADKTIRLWEVKTGEQIWKVTYEALVGHLVFSPDGKYIATCEQNGQVNLRDVQTGKSCLTVNDDTSIEAFTFSTDGSHLSTGSTAGVVNVWCVKSRKNMGSLTGLGAVDALQYLPNGTLLVEMKTAIEVWSLNEEHLGTLPHPLDSWGWRIRFSPNGKHLAGLSKAANAVQLWDMDTGETIEMFEGGEGSGKTLAFPSEGQCFGLSISTFPRSGIVQLWNEETLASFSHGGLVDTVEMSLNGTLVATGGRDKKVKLWQVETQQCFQTLSGHIGRICSLAFSPDGALLVSGGGDTWERQEGNDGIAYFFTAADGTVDTTTKVWKVATGKNIATLESNWMVRAVAFSPDGTHLATGVSKTVTLWCTQTWQSVATLDTVKIESLAFSPDGARLALGGTWPEQKIQIWDVKVGELVVEFSGHKSDVESLAFSPDGCLLASGGFDGVIYLWDMTPYL; encoded by the coding sequence ATGTTGGAGAAAAATTTTTCTTCTAATTACCCGCAGGAGGAAACTCTCTATTTACCACCCCAAGCTGTTGCCCGATTTGGCAAAAGCCGTGTTACTACTACTCAGATTTCACCAGACGGAAATGTAATTGCAGTCGCGTCTCGTATCGGAGTGTGGCTCTATGATGTCTACACATACTGTTTCTTATCCTTAATCGGTATTAATGGAACGGGTATTCTTTCAAAAATTGCCTTCTCACCCGATAGCAAACGAATCGCAACAGCAGACTGGGATGGAGTTACAAAGTTGTGGGATATTGAAACTGGTGCAAATCTGTCTACCTTCATACATACGGATTATGTCATTTCAATTGCCTTCTCTAGCGATGGCAAGTACTTGGCCACAAGCAGTCGGGATGGAAATGCCAAACTCTGGAATATTGACGCTGAGGCGGAAATTTTGACCGTCCCGCATGAAGATTCTGTCATAAAAGTGCTTTTCTCACCAGAGGACCGACATCTGGTGACTGGCAGTTGGGACGGAAACGTAACCTTGTGGGACCTTCCTACTCAAAAACATCTTGCCACTCTTTCTCATGAAGCCCAAGAAAAGTCTGTCACGTTTTCTTCTGGAAATACTGAAACTTTCAATGAAGGTGGTATTGAGGATATCGTTTTTTCTCCAGACGGAAAATATTTGGCAACAAGAGGTAGACGTGCTGACAAAACTATAAGATTGTGGGAGGTTAAGACTGGAGAACAAATTTGGAAGGTTACTTATGAGGCATTAGTAGGACATCTTGTTTTTTCACCGGATGGAAAGTATATCGCAACCTGTGAGCAGAATGGACAAGTGAACCTACGGGATGTTCAAACAGGAAAGTCTTGTCTGACTGTCAATGACGACACATCAATTGAAGCGTTCACATTTTCAACGGATGGTTCGCATCTTTCGACAGGTAGCACAGCAGGAGTCGTCAACGTATGGTGTGTTAAGAGTAGAAAAAATATGGGATCTTTAACGGGACTCGGGGCTGTGGACGCCCTTCAGTATTTGCCCAATGGCACACTTCTTGTTGAGATGAAAACTGCTATTGAAGTTTGGTCACTCAACGAAGAACATCTCGGTACTTTACCACATCCATTGGATAGTTGGGGCTGGCGTATTCGGTTTTCACCTAATGGAAAACACCTCGCAGGTCTCAGCAAGGCTGCTAACGCTGTTCAATTGTGGGATATGGACACTGGAGAAACTATTGAAATGTTTGAAGGGGGTGAGGGCAGTGGGAAAACTTTGGCATTTCCATCCGAAGGACAATGCTTTGGACTGAGCATAAGCACCTTCCCACGATCTGGCATCGTGCAATTGTGGAATGAGGAAACGCTCGCGAGTTTTAGCCATGGTGGACTTGTTGACACTGTCGAAATGTCCCTTAATGGTACGTTGGTAGCGACAGGTGGTAGGGATAAAAAAGTCAAACTTTGGCAGGTAGAAACTCAGCAATGCTTTCAAACCCTATCGGGACATATCGGGCGTATCTGTTCCCTCGCGTTTTCGCCGGATGGAGCCCTGTTAGTGAGTGGAGGCGGCGACACTTGGGAAAGGCAAGAAGGGAACGATGGAATTGCTTACTTTTTCACTGCTGCTGATGGTACTGTTGACACGACCACCAAAGTATGGAAAGTCGCTACCGGGAAAAATATCGCTACACTCGAAAGTAATTGGATGGTCAGAGCGGTTGCGTTTTCACCTGATGGAACGCACCTCGCGACAGGTGTAAGTAAAACTGTTACCTTGTGGTGCACACAAACATGGCAATCCGTTGCTACCCTTGATACAGTCAAAATTGAATCCCTCGCATTTTCACCAGATGGTGCACGACTTGCCCTTGGAGGAACATGGCCAGAACAAAAGATTCAAATTTGGGATGTGAAAGTGGGGGAACTTGTCGTTGAATTTTCGGGACATAAAAGTGATGTAGAATCTCTCGCATTTTCACCAGATGGTTGTCTGCTTGCAAGTGGTGGATTTGATGGTGTCATCTATCTATGGGATATGACTCCCTACCTTTAG